In a single window of the Sander lucioperca isolate FBNREF2018 chromosome 19, SLUC_FBN_1.2, whole genome shotgun sequence genome:
- the LOC116061815 gene encoding receptor-interacting serine/threonine-protein kinase 3-like, with translation MAQFIEDSSLEGWEVIGSGGFGQIYKARHRQWACDVAIKLLHYDDGNNESLLREIKMMQEASSLHVIRVLGVFKGLPPNTKSGLSTQLGVVMELMERGSLASLQKALDGPPPWPLVFRLAHQMALGINFLHSLPRPVLHRDLKPENVLLDDTLNAKLTDFGLSRISCSVAQVSKKDDEDSGGTVNYMPPEAFGETYKPKRASDIYSYGILLWSIVTGKQPYENAQRTRVELLIPLGQRPLLDDIKGDALGLAELTGLMQRCWDNKPEQRPPALQCTTVTEQLYKMHKDAIFDAVHEVLKKLDQKAKEKVMTEQVQRDHIAEASAEEIQESLSGVKLSADPPQSELDPLRYGQTTRAHTLQEPLISLISRLSALDRHHEGLLISVNLVQRRKEARVRKHMDSQKMDLGGEQGLRLRLRKYSCELTVDTNTMNRCLKLSYNNRKLRRVREEQPHPDHPERFDSSCHQLLCRDGLTGRCYWEVEWSGWVYIAMSYRGISRREDSDNCVFGYNDQSWSLICYDGRYAVCHNKTETVLPVSPSSLSGRVAAYVDCLAGSLSFYRVSSDTLIHLHTFNTTFTEPLYPGFWLGSSSSVSLCSLKEKTTSSRVV, from the exons ATGGCTCAGTTTATTGAAGACTCCAGCCTCGAGGGCTGGGAGGTGATTGGCTCCGGAGGTTTCGGACAAATCTACAAAGCCAGGCATCGTCAGTGGGCCTGTGACGTGGCCATTAAACTGCTTCATTATGATGACGG gaacaatgAATCTTTGCTGCGTGAGATCAAGATGATGCAGGAAGCAAGCAGCCTGCATGTTATTCGTGTCCTAGGGGTCTTCAAGGGTCTACCACCAAACACCAAGTCTGGCTTGTCAACACAGCTTGGTGTGGTCATGGAGCTCATGGAGAGAGGATCACTGGCCTCCCTGCAG AAAGCCTTGGATGGACCTCCACCCTGGCCGCTGGTCTTCAGACTGGCTCACCAAATGGCTCTTGGTATAAATTTCCTCCACAGTCTGCCCCGTCCCGTTCTCCACCGGGACCTAAAGCCTGAAAACGTGCTGCTGGACGACACTCTCAATGCCAAG CTTACAGATTTTGGCCTTTCCCGGATTTCCTGCAGCGTCGCACAGGTTTCCAAGAAGGATGATGAAGATTCAGGAGGGACAGTCAACTACATGCCCCCGGAGGCGTTTGGCGAAACATACAAACCTAAACGAGCCTCTGATATCTACAG tTATGGGATACTCCTTTGGTCCATTGTCACAGGGAAACAACCATATGAAA ATGCACAGCGCACCAGAGTGGAGCTCCTCATCCCACTGGGACAGCGTCCACTGCTCGACGATATCAAGGGCGATGCTCTGGGGTTGGCAGAATTGACAGGACTGATGCAGAGATGCTGGGACAATAAACCTGAACAAAGGCCTCCAGCCCTTC AGTGTACAACTGTGACAGAACAACTATATAAGATGCACAAAGATGCAATTTTTGACGCTGTCCATGAAGTGCTTAAGAAACTG GACcaaaaggcaaaagaaaaaGTCATGACAGAGCAGGTTCAGAGGGATCATATCGCTGAGGCTTCAG CGGAGGAGATCCAAGAGTCCCTGAGTGGAGTGAAGCTGTCTGCTGATCCACCCCAGAGTGAACTGGACCCTCTCAGGTATGGACAGACAACAAGAGCTCACACTCTGCAGGAGCCTCTAATTTCTCTAATTTCACGTCTTTCTGCTCTGGACCGTCATCATGAAGGACTTCTTATTTCTGTTAATCTTGTTCAGAGGAGAAAGGAGGCCCGAGTCAGGAAACACATGGATTCACAGAA GATGGACCTTGGTGGTGAGCAGGGGTTAAGACTTcgtctgaggaagt attcctgtgaactcacagtggacacaaacacaatgaACAGATGCCTGAAACTGTCTTACAACAACAGGAAGCTGAGACGTGTGAGAGAGGAGCAGCCacatcctgatcatccagagaggtttgactccTCGTGtcatcagctgctgtgtagagatggtctgactggtcgctgttactgggaggttgagtgGAGCGGATGGGTTTATATAGCaatgagttacagaggaatcagcaggagagAAGACAGTGACAACTGTGtgtttggatataatgatcagtcctggagtctgatctGCTATGATGGTCGTTACGCTGTCTGTCACAATAAGACAGAAACTGTCCTCCCTGTCTCCCCGTCCTCCCtctctggtagagtagcagCGTATGTGGACTGTcttgctggctctctgtccttctacagagtctcctctgacaccctgatccacctccacaccttcaacaccacattcactgagCCTCTTTATCCAGGGTTTTGGTTAGGGTCTtcttcctcagtgtctctgtgttctctgaAGGAGAAGACAACTTCCAGTCGTGTGGTTTAA